The Mycolicibacterium hassiacum DSM 44199 genome includes a window with the following:
- a CDS encoding MlaD family protein codes for MRWLVSAVRWARERRLGLSAAAIAVMFVVGVVYLLFGTLRINPVARDTIVRVHLDETGGLLPDQDVTLRGVPVGRVRSIELTESGAVAIAAIRPGVRIPADAEARVSALSPAGEQYLDFRADHNDGPYLAGGDEIDSSRTRIPVSLAKLLGDLDGTLEQVDTAQLSAVLDELRVGPEGPEKLAAILDGGAFLLSTLDSVLPQTVRLLRNSKVVLGSVRDVSPGLASTATDLATIMNGAEQMTGGYATLLDRAPEVYSGIDALIADNSPTMVALLGNLTTVSQMIHKRVPALEEFFFPQYRGSALDAVASTFRDGGVWGAVSLYSRYGCDYNLPQAPPTLTDFPEPYLYTYCPNPDPKYLVRGARNAPHPPGEEGLAGPPPGAHPLQRSDPTPVGRYTIPTPFGGPILPLPPPPSGP; via the coding sequence ATGAGGTGGTTGGTGAGCGCGGTGCGGTGGGCCCGGGAGCGGCGGCTGGGCCTGTCGGCCGCCGCGATCGCGGTGATGTTCGTGGTCGGGGTGGTCTACCTGCTGTTCGGCACGCTGCGGATCAACCCGGTCGCGCGGGACACCATCGTGCGGGTCCACCTCGACGAGACCGGCGGCCTGCTGCCGGATCAGGATGTGACGCTGCGCGGGGTTCCGGTGGGCCGGGTGCGCTCGATCGAGCTGACCGAGTCCGGCGCGGTGGCGATCGCGGCGATCCGTCCCGGGGTGCGCATCCCGGCCGACGCCGAGGCCCGGGTGTCGGCACTGTCGCCGGCCGGCGAGCAGTACCTGGATTTCCGCGCCGACCACAACGACGGGCCCTACCTCGCCGGCGGGGACGAGATCGACAGCAGCCGCACCAGGATCCCGGTCAGCCTCGCCAAACTGCTCGGCGACCTGGACGGGACGCTCGAGCAGGTCGACACCGCGCAGCTGTCGGCGGTGCTCGACGAGCTGCGGGTCGGCCCGGAGGGCCCGGAGAAGCTCGCCGCGATCCTCGACGGCGGGGCGTTTCTGCTCTCGACGCTGGACTCGGTGCTGCCGCAGACCGTCCGGCTGCTCCGCAACAGCAAGGTGGTGCTCGGGTCGGTGCGCGACGTCAGCCCCGGATTAGCTTCCACCGCAACTGATCTGGCGACCATCATGAACGGCGCCGAGCAGATGACCGGCGGGTACGCCACGCTGCTGGACCGCGCTCCGGAGGTGTACTCCGGAATCGACGCGCTGATCGCCGACAACTCGCCGACCATGGTGGCGCTGCTCGGCAACCTCACCACGGTGTCGCAGATGATCCACAAGCGGGTGCCGGCACTCGAGGAGTTCTTCTTCCCGCAGTACCGCGGCTCGGCGCTCGACGCGGTCGCCAGCACCTTCCGTGACGGCGGGGTCTGGGGCGCGGTGAGCCTGTACTCCCGCTACGGCTGCGACTACAACCTGCCGCAGGCCCCGCCGACGCTGACCGATTTTCCCGAGCCCTACCTGTACACCTACTGCCCGAACCCCGACCCGAAGTATCTGGTGCGCGGGGCCCGCAACGCACCACACCCGCCCGGGGAGGAAGGTCTGGCGGGCCCGCCGCCGGGGGCACACCCGCTGCAGCGCTCCGATCCGACGCCGGTCGGGCGCTACACCATCCCCACCCCGTTCGGCGGCCCGATCCTGCCGCTGCCCCCGCCGCCGAGCGGCCCGTGA